GAAGAAATTCACGCCACGATCGGCGGCCCGGTGCAACGCCGCGAGCGACTCCTTGTCGTCGACGTCGCCCCAGGTACCCCCGATCGCCCAGGCCCCGAAGCTCACCGAGGAGACGCGGAAACCCGTCCTGCCAAGAGGTCGATACTCCATGGCGGCGCATACAACCAGATTTCCCCCGCCACCGCGAGCGTGACCGCGCTCAGGCGGGCTCGACCCCGCGGCGGCGGTGCGCGCGCTTGCTGCGCTCGACGAGGGCGACGAGCTCCTCGCGCGTGACCCCGAGCCGCGCCGCCGTCCGGTGCGCGAGCGAGGTCCGGGCGACCCCATCGACGAACTGGTACGTCGGCCACTGCTGCGCGTCGAGCTCGACCTGCAGGAACACCAGCCGATCGACCGGCCGCTCCCGCTCGAGCCGCGCCGCGAGCTCGAGGAAGTGCGTCGTGATGAAGGCCTGAGGGCGGAGCTCCGAGAGGAGCGAGATCACGAGCTGGAAGATCTCCTCGCCTTCCGACGGGTTCGTGCCGGAGCAGAGCTCGTCGAGCACCACCATGTCGCCGACCTGCATCGCCTCGAACAGCGACCTGATGCGGAGCAGCTCCATCCCGAGGCGGCCCTCGCTCTGATCGGCCTGCGCCTGCTCGATCAGCGACACGAAGAGCCCGTGGCACGGCGAGAGGCGCGCCTCCGCGGCGGGCACGAAGAAGCCCGCCTGCCCCATCATCTGGGCCAGCGAGAGCGCCTCGAGCAGCCGGGTCTTCCCCCCCGAGTTCGGCCCGGTCACGATGACGGTCGCGTCGTGGTGATCCGTCGCGATGTCGCACGGGACCGTGCTCGCCGAGCTCGCCAAGAGGAGCGGGTTGAACAGCCCCTTGAGCTCACGCCCTGGGCCCTCGCCGTGCGCGCCGTGCGCGCCATCGGAGAAGCCCGGCGAGGCGAACTCGGGCAGGCATACGGCGAGCCCTGCCGCGCGGGCGCGGGCGCGCAGCGCAAGGCCGGCGAGGTAGAACTCGAGATCTCCGAGCAGCTGGACGAGCGCGACGAGATCGTCCTCGATGCCGTCGAAGACGCTGTTGACGTGGCGGGTGAGCAGCTCGTCGTCGCTGAACCGGTACCCCCTCCACAGCATCACGAGCTTCGTGACGAAGCGCCCGAGCGGCGACTGGTAGAAGCGGTTCTCGCTGTTCTCGCGGATCGACAGGGCGCGCAGGTCGCGGACATGGCCGTCGGAGCCGACGCGGATCCGGACATCCAGCGTCGCGATCTCCTCGTCGTACGCGAGCAGATCCGCGAGGCGGCGGTACGCCTCGGTCTCGCGCACGGCCGCGCCGAACGCCGAGAGCCGCGACAGGCCCGAGCGAGCGCCCGCGAACCCACCCGCGAGCGCGTCGAACGCGTCCTTGGCGGCGGCGAGGATGTCCAGCCGGCGCCGGCTGCCTTCGCCGCGAGAGATGGGGATCGTCTCGAGCTGGGCCACCCAGCGGCGCAGCGCCGCGTAGGCGCGCTCGAGATCGCGGCGCTGCGCCTCCGACCCGGTGAGCTCCCGGAAGATCGCGCGCCGGAGCTCGACCGTGTCGCGATCGCTCGGCGGCTGGGAGAGGGCGCGGCCCAGCAGCGCCGGGCTCGGGATGTACGAGCGGCCATCGCTCGTGAAATGGAGGCAGCCCACGATGAGCTCGCGCAGGAAGACGTGCTGCGCGAAGCGGGCTGGATCCCACGTCGACGCGGGCAGCGACGCCGACTCGACGTGCCGATCGAACGCCCCCGCGGGCGCGCCGCCCGCGAACGCGAACGCCAGCGACTCCTTGACCGCCCGCGCGTCGACCCGGAGCGCCGGCCGGTGCGAGAGGAGATCGGGCGCGGAGCGCTGTCCGGGCGGGGCGTCAGGCAGGGCGGGTTCCGGCGGCGCCGCGCTCACGACCTCGAGCCTACTACGATGCGTGGGGCCGGAGCGCTCGTCCGGTGTCCGGTGCCGCCGCCGCGCGGTGGCCAGGGAGGGTCTCGGCATGCCCCCGTCGACACGCGCGGCGCGCCGTTGTTCCCGGGCGGCCGGGAACGACCGAGTCCCTGGCACGACGTCTGCCTCGGTGTGTACCTGGAGATGCACCATGAGCTATCGCTGCACGATGAGCAGAATACGCGGGTTCTCCGGCCCAACCGTCCTCGCGCTCGCGCTCGCCGGCACGGCCTGCAGGAGCGAGAGCGAGAGAGCTGAAGGAGCGGTCCGCGAGCCCGCGAACCAGACGGCCAGGAGAGGCGAACCGCCTCCGGGCCCGAACCAGGCGCCCAGCAAAGACCTGCGCGAGCAGGCGGGGCGCGTGGGCGAAAAGGCGGAGCAGCTCGCCCAGGAGGGCAAGGAGCTCGGCAAGGAGGCGAAAGAGCAGGCCGGGCGCGCGGGCGACAAGGCAGAGCAGCTCGCCCGGGAGGGTCAGCAGCTCGGCCAGGAGACGCGCGAGAAGGCCGAGCGCGTGGGCGAAAAGGCGAACCAGCTCGCCGAGCGAGGGCACCAGGCGGGCCGCGACATCAACGACCAGATGAACAGGGTCGGCGCGCAGACCGGTGCGCTCAAGGACAACCAGGGCGCGCGCCCGCAGTCGGCGCCGCCCGCCGCTCCCAAGGACAAGGCCGCACCGCAGTCGCCACAACAAGGCCAGGCTGAGGGAGCCAAGAAGCAGGACGCGAATGCCGCCGCGATGGAGCGTGACGAGTGGACGAAGGCGGCGAAGGACAACGACTATCAGGTCACCTTCGGCCGCGACGGCTCGGTCATCGCCACGAAGGAAGCGAAGCGGACCGGCGCGCGCCCGTCTGACGAGACGCTCCGCAACGCGGTCGGCGGCAAGCTCGCGGACAGCGATCACGACGCGGTGAAGAAGTTGCACGTCACGGTGCGCGACGGCGTGGTCACGCTGCAAGGCAACGTCGCCAGCGTGAAGGAGGCGACCGAGGCGGTGAAGGAGGCCATGGACGCCGACGGCGTCACCAAGGTGATCGCCTTCATCCATCACGGCTCATGACCCCCGTGAGGTCGTCAACCTAGCCGCGGTCTCAAGCTGCATCCGGTCGCAGACGGCGGATGCACCGCCCGGATCATCAATGCGCAAAGTCCTTGGGGCGCAGCTTGACGGAGCGCTCCACGGCCTCCGCGGGTGAGAGCGCCAGCATGAGCGTCTCATCGAAGCAGTCGGACCTCGACACGACCACGACCTGCGTGCCCACGGGCAGCTCGGTCTTGAGCGGCGTCTTGCCGAGCGTCTTTCCCTTCCAGCTCACGATCGCGTCGGGCGGATCGCTCGAGATCACCACGCTCGCCTTGGGGCCCTCCTCGATCTTCTTCTCGACGGCCTCCTCGGCCTCGGCGCCGTGCGAGGCGACCGCGGCCGCAGGAGCGTCGAGGGCGGGCGCGACCTTGTTCGCGACGTGAACCGCGCCGCCGACCAGCGCGACCAGCGCGGTCAGGGCGGACGCGCCGATGAAGTAACCGCGCTTCGAGGCCGACACGGGCCCCGACGTGGTCGCTCGCAGGCTCACCGAATCGCTCACGGGCGTCCTGGGCCGCTCGACGCCCGACGGCCGCTCGACGCCCGACATGCGCTCGACGCCCGACCGGCTGGACTCACCGACATAGGGGAGCCTGCTGCCCGAGCCGGAGCTCGAGGGGGCCATCGCGAGGCCGATGCCGCTCATCGTCACCTGGCTGGAGGCGTCGCCCAGCAGCGACGCGCTGGCCACCCGCTCGATCTGCGCCTTGATCTGCTGGCGTATGGAGGCCCGGCTCTCGGCGAAGATCCCGCGCATGCAGGCGCCGAGGAACTCGCTGCGGACGTCCTCGCCCGACCACTGAAGGTAGTTCTCGAGCACATCGCACATCTCCTGCGCCGTCGCGAAGCGCTTCGATGGCTCGCGCTCGAGGGCCTTTGCGGCGATCTGATCGAGCGCGATGGGGATCCCCGGCACGATGGTGGAGAGCCGCGGGAGCTTCCCCAGCAGGAGCTGGTGCATCACGGTGATCTGATCGCCCTCGAACAGCCGCCGCCCGGCGAGGAGCTCCCAGAGCACGACGCCGACCGCGAAGATGTCCGCGCGGCGGTCCACCGTCTTGCCCGCCGTGACCTGCTCGGGCGCCATATACGTCAGCTTGCCCTTGAAGGTCCCGCTCTCGGTGCTGGAGGCGTTGACGACGGCCTTGGCCACGCCGAAATCCACGAGCTTCACCGCGCCGTCGTAGGTAACGAAGATGTTGTGCGGCGAGACGTCGCGATGCACGATGCCGAGAGGACGACCATCGAAATCGCAGAGCTCATGCGCGTAATGGAGCCCGCGCAGCACCTCGGCGACGATCCGGATCCACGTGCCGCGGACGAGCCCACCCGTACCGGACTCCCGCTCGACAGCCGCCTTCATGACGCGCTTCAGCGTCTGGCCCTCCAGGTACTCCATCACAATGAAGTAGCCGTCCCGGTCGCTGCCGACCTCGTAGGTCTGGACGACATTCGGGTGGTTCATGCGGGCCGAGAGCTTGGCCTCGTCCATGAACATGAGGACCTGGCGATCCTCCTCGTCCCCGGAGCTGCGGAGACGCTTGACGACGACCAGCTTGTTCACCGAGGCGGGCCCGTGAGCCATCGCGAGGAAGACGTCTGCCATCCCGCCGCGGCCGAGCTTCGCGATGGGACGATACCGGCCGAGCCCAAGCTGGGTCGGCGTGTCTCTCAAGATCGACGCTCCGTGTTCTCCGATCACACTCACCTCAGTGTGCAAAATTCAACAATTGCGCGTCCGAGTCAATGCGAAGAGTTTGCGTCCTCGCCATCAAGTGAAAACATGCTCCAATGAAGTGAATGGCCCACAACCGTAGGAGCGAGAGCGGCAGAAAACGACATTCAAACACACGCGCTCAAGTACTTACGCACTCACGCACACCCACGCGCACCACACCCCCGCACGTAGCGCACGTAGGTCACGCGCTGCGCTTTAGCTGCTGCGCGCTACC
The DNA window shown above is from Sorangium aterium and carries:
- a CDS encoding serine/threonine protein kinase; this encodes MRDTPTQLGLGRYRPIAKLGRGGMADVFLAMAHGPASVNKLVVVKRLRSSGDEEDRQVLMFMDEAKLSARMNHPNVVQTYEVGSDRDGYFIVMEYLEGQTLKRVMKAAVERESGTGGLVRGTWIRIVAEVLRGLHYAHELCDFDGRPLGIVHRDVSPHNIFVTYDGAVKLVDFGVAKAVVNASSTESGTFKGKLTYMAPEQVTAGKTVDRRADIFAVGVVLWELLAGRRLFEGDQITVMHQLLLGKLPRLSTIVPGIPIALDQIAAKALEREPSKRFATAQEMCDVLENYLQWSGEDVRSEFLGACMRGIFAESRASIRQQIKAQIERVASASLLGDASSQVTMSGIGLAMAPSSSGSGSRLPYVGESSRSGVERMSGVERPSGVERPRTPVSDSVSLRATTSGPVSASKRGYFIGASALTALVALVGGAVHVANKVAPALDAPAAAVASHGAEAEEAVEKKIEEGPKASVVISSDPPDAIVSWKGKTLGKTPLKTELPVGTQVVVVSRSDCFDETLMLALSPAEAVERSVKLRPKDFAH
- a CDS encoding BON domain-containing protein, whose product is MSRIRGFSGPTVLALALAGTACRSESERAEGAVREPANQTARRGEPPPGPNQAPSKDLREQAGRVGEKAEQLAQEGKELGKEAKEQAGRAGDKAEQLAREGQQLGQETREKAERVGEKANQLAERGHQAGRDINDQMNRVGAQTGALKDNQGARPQSAPPAAPKDKAAPQSPQQGQAEGAKKQDANAAAMERDEWTKAAKDNDYQVTFGRDGSVIATKEAKRTGARPSDETLRNAVGGKLADSDHDAVKKLHVTVRDGVVTLQGNVASVKEATEAVKEAMDADGVTKVIAFIHHGS
- a CDS encoding MutS-related protein, which gives rise to MPRPSLATARRRHRTPDERSGPTHRSRLEVVSAAPPEPALPDAPPGQRSAPDLLSHRPALRVDARAVKESLAFAFAGGAPAGAFDRHVESASLPASTWDPARFAQHVFLRELIVGCLHFTSDGRSYIPSPALLGRALSQPPSDRDTVELRRAIFRELTGSEAQRRDLERAYAALRRWVAQLETIPISRGEGSRRRLDILAAAKDAFDALAGGFAGARSGLSRLSAFGAAVRETEAYRRLADLLAYDEEIATLDVRIRVGSDGHVRDLRALSIRENSENRFYQSPLGRFVTKLVMLWRGYRFSDDELLTRHVNSVFDGIEDDLVALVQLLGDLEFYLAGLALRARARAAGLAVCLPEFASPGFSDGAHGAHGEGPGRELKGLFNPLLLASSASTVPCDIATDHHDATVIVTGPNSGGKTRLLEALSLAQMMGQAGFFVPAAEARLSPCHGLFVSLIEQAQADQSEGRLGMELLRIRSLFEAMQVGDMVVLDELCSGTNPSEGEEIFQLVISLLSELRPQAFITTHFLELAARLERERPVDRLVFLQVELDAQQWPTYQFVDGVARTSLAHRTAARLGVTREELVALVERSKRAHRRRGVEPA